One stretch of Roseimicrobium sp. ORNL1 DNA includes these proteins:
- a CDS encoding MoxR family ATPase, with product MSTRDQILELKKRIGASVIGQEEVIDQLLIALLANGHLLMEGLPGLAKTRTIKTLAANLESEFSRIQFTPDLLPSDITGTEIYTGEAGGGKFVFQNGPIFGNLILADEINRAPAKAQAALLEAMEERQVTVAGTTHKLPDLFLVLATQNPIEQEGTYPLPEAQMDRFLLHVFVGYSNDEDERKILRLVRGEDAGAKNGDSAKVPAQGVFDARKEVLAVQVSDTVEKYMVAIIAATRRPGDFKQSKLSEWIKIGASPRGTLALDRGARAHAWLEGRDSTTPDDVKAVVHGCLRHRIILSYEAEAEGITKDAVLDEVIKQVAVP from the coding sequence ATGAGCACACGCGATCAAATTCTCGAACTCAAGAAGCGCATCGGCGCGTCAGTCATCGGCCAGGAGGAAGTGATCGACCAGTTGCTCATCGCATTGCTGGCCAATGGGCATCTCCTGATGGAGGGGCTGCCCGGGTTGGCGAAGACGCGCACCATCAAGACATTGGCGGCAAATCTGGAGAGTGAGTTCTCACGCATCCAGTTCACGCCAGACCTGCTGCCGAGTGACATCACCGGGACTGAGATCTACACCGGTGAAGCCGGGGGAGGGAAGTTCGTATTCCAGAATGGACCCATCTTCGGCAACCTGATTCTGGCGGATGAAATCAACCGTGCCCCTGCAAAGGCGCAGGCTGCCCTCCTGGAGGCGATGGAAGAGCGGCAGGTGACGGTGGCGGGCACGACGCACAAGCTGCCAGACCTCTTCCTGGTGCTCGCGACGCAGAATCCGATTGAGCAGGAAGGAACCTATCCACTGCCAGAAGCGCAGATGGACCGCTTTCTTCTGCATGTGTTCGTGGGTTATTCGAATGACGAGGACGAGCGGAAGATTCTGAGGCTCGTGCGCGGAGAAGATGCAGGTGCGAAGAATGGCGATTCCGCGAAGGTGCCGGCGCAGGGGGTGTTTGATGCGCGCAAGGAAGTGTTGGCCGTACAGGTGTCTGACACAGTGGAGAAGTACATGGTGGCCATCATCGCAGCCACGCGGAGGCCCGGTGATTTCAAGCAGTCGAAGCTCAGTGAATGGATCAAGATTGGCGCGAGTCCGCGAGGCACTCTGGCCTTGGATCGTGGTGCTCGTGCGCATGCGTGGCTGGAGGGGCGTGACTCCACCACGCCCGATGACGTGAAGGCCGTGGTGCATGGATGCTTGCGACATCGCATCATTCTTTCCTATGAGGCAGAGGCGGAGGGCATCACGAAGGATGCGGTGTTGGACGAGGTGATCAAGCAGGTGGCGGTGCCATGA
- a CDS encoding arylsulfatase has translation MKRHLKKLPALLLALGLAAPGILSAQPSGGKKPNILVIFGDDIGIPQISAYTQGLMGYKTPNIDRIAKEGALFTDSYGQQSCTAGRASFILGQEPFRTGLLTIGMPGDPHGIPSWTPTIADLLKEQGYATGQYGKNHLGDRDEHLPTKHGFDEFFGNLYHLNAEEEPEGYFYPKDPEFKKKFGPRGVIKVGADGKQEDTGPLNTARMPTVDEEFLAGAKDFIQRQTKAEKPFFCWFNSTRMHVFTHLKKESLGKTGKGIHADGMVEHDGMVGELLNLLDELKIAENTIVVYTTDNGAELALWPDGAMTMFHGEKGTTWEGGMRIPMMVRWPGVVKPGTVYNDIITLMDWAPTLLAAAGVPDVKEKLAKGYKANGKDFKVHLDGYNFMPYFQGKEEKGPRDSMMYFDQGGNLNALRWNDWKLSFAVAHGNIATGVRETPAWSLIANLRMDPYERGLEEGGGAVEFLARNMWLIVPVQAKIKEFFSDFDQFPFQAGSSLNAGGINYGLLRQQDAMKRLKEVEGMARPAN, from the coding sequence ATGAAACGACACCTTAAAAAACTGCCAGCCCTGTTGCTGGCCTTGGGACTGGCCGCGCCGGGGATTCTCTCTGCGCAGCCCAGTGGTGGAAAGAAGCCAAACATCCTGGTCATCTTCGGTGATGACATCGGCATCCCGCAAATCAGCGCTTACACACAGGGCCTGATGGGCTATAAGACGCCGAACATCGACCGTATTGCGAAGGAGGGCGCCCTCTTCACGGACTCATACGGGCAGCAGAGCTGCACGGCGGGACGAGCTTCCTTCATCTTGGGACAGGAACCATTCCGCACTGGGTTGCTGACCATCGGCATGCCGGGCGATCCGCACGGCATTCCTTCGTGGACACCCACCATCGCGGACTTGTTGAAAGAGCAAGGCTATGCGACTGGCCAGTACGGGAAGAATCATCTTGGAGACCGCGATGAGCACCTGCCCACGAAGCACGGCTTTGACGAGTTCTTCGGCAATCTCTACCACCTGAATGCCGAAGAGGAACCTGAAGGTTACTTCTATCCGAAGGATCCGGAGTTCAAAAAGAAGTTCGGCCCACGTGGTGTCATCAAGGTGGGTGCGGATGGCAAGCAGGAGGATACCGGTCCCTTGAACACCGCTCGTATGCCCACCGTGGATGAGGAGTTCCTGGCAGGCGCAAAGGATTTCATCCAGAGGCAGACCAAAGCAGAGAAGCCCTTCTTCTGCTGGTTCAACTCGACGCGCATGCATGTCTTCACCCACCTGAAGAAGGAGTCGCTTGGGAAGACAGGCAAAGGCATCCACGCGGATGGCATGGTGGAACACGACGGTATGGTGGGCGAACTGCTCAACCTCCTCGATGAGCTGAAGATCGCCGAAAATACGATCGTGGTTTACACCACCGACAACGGCGCGGAACTCGCGCTCTGGCCGGACGGCGCCATGACCATGTTCCACGGTGAGAAAGGCACCACCTGGGAGGGCGGCATGCGCATTCCCATGATGGTCCGCTGGCCGGGCGTGGTGAAGCCGGGCACGGTGTACAATGACATCATCACCCTCATGGACTGGGCGCCCACGCTGCTTGCCGCTGCTGGCGTACCGGATGTGAAGGAAAAGCTGGCCAAGGGCTACAAAGCCAATGGGAAGGACTTCAAGGTTCACCTCGATGGCTACAACTTCATGCCCTACTTCCAGGGCAAGGAGGAGAAGGGGCCGCGCGATTCCATGATGTACTTTGATCAGGGTGGCAATCTCAATGCGCTACGCTGGAACGACTGGAAGCTGAGCTTCGCGGTTGCCCACGGCAACATCGCCACCGGGGTGCGTGAGACCCCCGCATGGTCCCTCATCGCCAACCTGCGCATGGATCCCTATGAGCGAGGTCTGGAGGAAGGCGGGGGCGCGGTCGAATTCCTCGCGCGCAACATGTGGCTGATCGTGCCCGTGCAGGCGAAGATCAAAGAGTTCTTCTCGGACTTCGACCAGTTCCCATTCCAGGCAGGATCTTCCTTGAATGCCGGGGGCATCAACTACGGTCTGCTGAGGCAGCAGGACGCCATGAAGCGGCTGAAGGAGGTCGAGGGCATGGCCAGGCCCGCGAATTGA
- a CDS encoding HdeD family acid-resistance protein — MKTALLHQLAPSWGWILFRGILAILFGLMAFGWPLITLKVLVLLFGAYALADGVSAIIAAIRGGTLVPRWWLVVEGLLGIGAGLAVLFWTGLTALALLIFMGVTAIVRGIFEIVGAIVLRKEIANEWMLALSGLASLGFGVIMVLRPGTGAIAMIWVIATYAIAFGLLLVGFAFRLKKHAHAHTGQPLPA, encoded by the coding sequence ATGAAAACGGCATTGCTTCATCAGCTCGCTCCGAGCTGGGGCTGGATCCTCTTCCGGGGGATCCTGGCCATCCTGTTTGGCCTCATGGCCTTTGGCTGGCCGCTCATCACGCTGAAGGTGCTGGTGCTTCTCTTCGGGGCGTACGCACTTGCAGATGGTGTCTCCGCCATCATCGCGGCTATCAGGGGAGGCACCTTGGTGCCCCGCTGGTGGCTGGTGGTGGAGGGGTTGCTTGGTATCGGTGCTGGGCTCGCGGTTCTCTTCTGGACCGGACTCACGGCGCTGGCCCTGCTCATCTTCATGGGTGTCACGGCCATCGTCCGCGGCATCTTTGAGATCGTGGGCGCCATCGTCCTGCGAAAGGAGATCGCCAACGAGTGGATGCTTGCGCTCAGCGGCCTGGCGTCCCTTGGCTTCGGCGTGATCATGGTCCTCCGCCCCGGCACTGGGGCCATCGCGATGATCTGGGTTATTGCCACCTATGCAATCGCCTTTGGCCTGCTGCTCGTGGGCTTCGCCTTCCGTCTGAAAAAGCATGCGCATGCGCACACCGGGCAACCACTGCCCGCGTGA
- a CDS encoding HAD family hydrolase codes for MYEYASLGGGTGGSAAADPLPSWNDTATKKAIIAFVEKVTKEGSADFVPVPERIATFDNDGTLWTELPMYFQAIYAFDRIKAMAPEHPEWKTEEPFASILRGDLKKALAGGEKAVLDLVMATHAGMTTDEFEKQVTDWLATAKHPKTGKPFTEMVFQPMLELLDYLRANGFKTFIVSGGGIEFMRPWTEKVYGIPPEQVVGSSGGLKYELRDGKPVIVKTPSLVLNDDKEGKPVGIQRHIGRRPIFAAGNSDGDFQMLEWTTTGTGARFGLIVHHTDGDREYAYDRESHFGKLDKGLDEAPKRGWTLVSMKDDWKVIYPTQK; via the coding sequence ATCTACGAGTATGCATCCCTTGGCGGGGGCACTGGTGGATCAGCTGCTGCGGACCCACTTCCCTCATGGAATGACACGGCGACGAAGAAAGCCATCATCGCCTTTGTTGAGAAGGTGACGAAAGAAGGCAGCGCCGACTTCGTGCCAGTACCGGAGCGCATCGCCACGTTCGACAATGACGGCACGCTCTGGACGGAACTGCCGATGTATTTCCAGGCCATCTACGCCTTTGACCGGATCAAAGCCATGGCACCGGAGCATCCCGAATGGAAAACGGAGGAACCTTTCGCCTCGATTCTCAGGGGCGATTTGAAGAAGGCGCTCGCGGGCGGTGAGAAAGCCGTGCTGGATCTGGTCATGGCCACTCATGCGGGAATGACCACGGATGAATTTGAGAAACAGGTCACCGATTGGCTGGCGACCGCAAAGCACCCCAAGACTGGAAAACCCTTCACCGAAATGGTCTTCCAGCCGATGCTGGAACTTCTCGACTATCTGCGTGCGAACGGCTTCAAGACCTTCATCGTGTCCGGTGGTGGCATTGAGTTCATGCGCCCCTGGACGGAGAAGGTGTATGGCATTCCGCCGGAGCAGGTGGTCGGCTCTTCCGGAGGTCTCAAGTACGAGCTACGTGACGGGAAACCAGTGATTGTGAAAACACCTTCGCTGGTGCTCAACGATGACAAGGAGGGAAAACCTGTCGGCATCCAGAGGCACATCGGCCGCCGCCCGATTTTCGCAGCTGGCAACTCCGATGGTGATTTCCAGATGCTGGAGTGGACCACCACAGGCACCGGCGCGCGCTTCGGCCTGATTGTCCACCATACGGACGGAGATCGCGAATACGCCTACGACCGCGAATCCCACTTTGGCAAGCTCGACAAGGGGCTCGACGAAGCGCCCAAGCGAGGCTGGACCCTGGTGAGCATGAAGGATGACTGGAAGGTCATCTACCCAACACAGAAGTAA
- a CDS encoding arylsulfatase, with protein sequence MKRYLKLVRAILLSAGLLVPGFSFAQTGGKKPNILFIMGDDIGWFNPSCYNSGMMGYETPNIDRIAKEGARFTDWYGQQSCTAGRAAFITGQSPIRTGLTKVGLPGSDIGLNAKDPSIAEFLKQLGYATGQFGKNHLGDKDEFLPTAHGFDEFFGNLYHLNAEEEPENPDYPKDPAFKKRFGPRGVLKCTADGKTEDTGPLTKKRMETVDEEFLSAALDFMDRQHKADKPFFCYFNSTRMHIYTHLKKESEGKTGFGLYPDGMVEHDGMVGQLLKKLDDLGIADNTIVVYTTDNGAEVFTWPDGGTTPFKGEKATNWEGGFRVPCVMRWPGVIKAGQIINDIGAHEDFIPTFAAAAGESDLVAKVKAGYSANGKQFKVHLDGYNLMPFLKGEVKESPRKEFLYWSDDGDLMAIRYEQWKAAFLEQHSEANPKTPLGVWQGEFTKLRAPNLYNLRSDPFERGPTSIYYGDFAAKHVFIQVPMQAFAAQWLSSFKEFPPRQKPASFNLDEVMRKMSEQGGKN encoded by the coding sequence ATGAAACGATACCTAAAACTAGTGCGAGCAATCCTGCTCTCTGCAGGGCTGCTAGTTCCCGGATTCTCGTTCGCCCAAACGGGCGGCAAGAAACCCAACATCCTCTTCATCATGGGGGATGACATCGGCTGGTTCAACCCGAGTTGTTACAACAGCGGGATGATGGGCTATGAGACGCCGAACATTGACCGCATTGCAAAGGAGGGCGCGCGTTTCACGGACTGGTATGGGCAACAGAGCTGCACCGCTGGTCGCGCTGCGTTCATCACCGGACAATCGCCGATTCGTACTGGGCTTACAAAAGTCGGCCTGCCGGGTTCGGACATCGGGCTCAACGCGAAAGATCCGAGCATCGCGGAGTTTCTCAAGCAGCTCGGTTATGCGACGGGACAATTCGGCAAGAACCATCTCGGCGACAAGGACGAGTTCCTGCCCACGGCGCACGGGTTTGATGAATTTTTCGGCAATCTCTACCATCTCAATGCGGAGGAGGAGCCGGAGAATCCAGACTACCCGAAGGATCCCGCATTCAAGAAGCGCTTTGGTCCACGAGGGGTGCTGAAGTGCACGGCGGATGGCAAAACCGAAGACACCGGGCCGCTGACGAAAAAGCGCATGGAGACGGTGGACGAGGAATTTCTCTCAGCAGCGCTGGACTTCATGGATCGGCAGCACAAGGCGGACAAGCCTTTCTTCTGCTACTTCAACAGCACGCGTATGCATATTTACACCCACCTGAAAAAAGAGAGTGAGGGCAAGACCGGATTCGGCCTCTATCCTGACGGCATGGTGGAGCACGACGGCATGGTGGGCCAACTCCTCAAGAAGCTCGATGATCTCGGCATCGCCGACAACACCATCGTCGTTTACACCACCGACAACGGCGCCGAGGTCTTTACGTGGCCGGATGGTGGCACCACCCCGTTCAAGGGTGAAAAAGCGACGAACTGGGAGGGTGGCTTCCGCGTGCCGTGCGTCATGCGGTGGCCCGGTGTCATAAAGGCCGGGCAGATCATCAACGATATTGGTGCGCACGAGGATTTCATTCCGACCTTTGCCGCAGCCGCGGGCGAATCTGACCTCGTGGCCAAAGTGAAGGCGGGCTACAGCGCGAACGGCAAGCAGTTCAAGGTGCACCTCGACGGATACAATCTCATGCCGTTTCTCAAGGGCGAGGTGAAGGAGTCGCCGCGCAAAGAGTTCCTCTACTGGTCCGACGACGGTGACCTCATGGCCATCCGTTATGAGCAGTGGAAAGCCGCATTCCTTGAGCAGCACTCGGAGGCGAACCCCAAGACACCGCTTGGCGTCTGGCAGGGCGAGTTTACCAAGCTGCGCGCCCCGAATCTCTACAATTTGCGCAGCGACCCGTTCGAGCGCGGTCCGACAAGCATCTACTACGGCGACTTCGCTGCCAAGCATGTCTTTATCCAGGTTCCGATGCAGGCTTTCGCAGCACAGTGGCTCAGCAGCTTCAAGGAATTCCCGCCGCGTCAAAAGCCCGCGAGCTTCAACCTCGACGAGGTGATGCGGAAGATGAGCGAGCAGGGTGGCAAGAACTAG
- a CDS encoding neutral zinc metallopeptidase yields MDWEKGEQSSNLEDRRRMRPKAAVGGGLGLLVILAIGYFLGVDPKQLSQLMEGVQVGQGTGTTETQGPLTPEEERSKRFAATILGFTEKVWDQQFRENGQQYQAPRMVLFTGRVETRCGVAPAAVGPFYCPADQTVYLDPTFFDELQQKLGGSAADFSQAYVIAHEVGHHVQNLLGYSDLVDQKRRTMPEDEFNRWSVRLELQADYLAGVWAHYGQQQFNFIEAGDVESAIQSANAIGDDRLQRRAGGFTSPEKYTHGTSARRAKWFLQGFKTGDMRMLKRMFEMPYEDL; encoded by the coding sequence ATGGACTGGGAAAAAGGTGAACAAAGCTCGAATCTGGAAGATCGCCGCCGCATGAGACCCAAAGCTGCCGTGGGTGGAGGTCTTGGCCTGCTGGTCATCCTGGCAATCGGGTATTTCCTCGGAGTCGATCCCAAGCAGCTCAGCCAGCTCATGGAGGGCGTGCAGGTGGGTCAGGGCACGGGCACCACGGAGACGCAGGGTCCGCTCACGCCCGAGGAAGAGCGCAGCAAACGATTCGCCGCGACGATCCTTGGATTCACGGAAAAGGTGTGGGACCAGCAGTTCCGTGAAAATGGCCAGCAGTATCAGGCGCCACGCATGGTGCTCTTCACCGGCCGCGTGGAGACCCGTTGCGGTGTGGCTCCTGCTGCGGTGGGTCCCTTCTATTGTCCCGCGGATCAGACGGTCTATCTGGATCCCACGTTTTTCGATGAACTCCAGCAGAAGCTCGGAGGATCCGCGGCAGATTTCTCACAGGCCTATGTGATTGCTCACGAGGTGGGCCATCATGTGCAGAACCTCCTTGGGTACAGCGATCTCGTGGATCAGAAACGGCGCACCATGCCGGAAGATGAGTTCAACCGATGGTCCGTTCGCCTTGAGTTGCAGGCGGACTATCTGGCAGGCGTGTGGGCACACTACGGGCAGCAGCAGTTTAATTTTATTGAAGCAGGGGACGTGGAGTCAGCCATTCAATCCGCCAACGCTATCGGCGATGATCGACTGCAGCGCCGTGCGGGCGGGTTCACTTCTCCGGAGAAGTACACGCACGGCACCTCAGCCCGGCGTGCGAAGTGGTTTCTCCAGGGCTTCAAGACCGGGGACATGCGCATGCTCAAGCGGATGTTCGAAATGCCCTATGAGGACCTGTAG